A DNA window from Capnocytophaga sp. ARDL2 contains the following coding sequences:
- a CDS encoding ATP-dependent RecD-like DNA helicase, with product MNSNEFYYHLVNQSSVALTAKQEQFLQMIARFLFQTQDDRLFILKGYAGTGKTTMLSLVVNSLAMIGKKSVMLAPTGRAAKVIAGYSNKPAYTIHKWIYFSQKDGGFVLKKNKHKDTVFIVDESSMISDYATEYIGKTQKSLLEDLITYVYLGTNCQLIFTGDTAQLPPIGSEESPALSSYYLSSNFPVEVEEIELNEVVRQAEDSGILYNATELRSMIEEDFFEFFNFQTQYFKDIRRLTDSYDILDAIHDSYSRKGVEDTIFIVRSNKRANQYNQQIRFKILDREGELCAGDLVMVVKNNYFWLKESKITDFIANGDVMEILQIYKFIELYGFRFASVRVQMIDYPDLAPFDTIVLLDTLNADAPALTYEQNQMLYQEIAKDYEDISQAYLRMQKIKNNEYFNALQIKFAYAVTCHKAQGGQWDTVFVEQPYLPEGLSKDAVRWLYTALTRTQKKAYLIGFEDKYFDN from the coding sequence ATGAATTCAAACGAATTTTATTACCATTTAGTCAATCAATCGTCGGTAGCATTAACTGCCAAACAAGAGCAATTTTTACAGATGATTGCTCGTTTTTTGTTTCAAACTCAAGACGATCGTTTGTTTATTTTGAAAGGATATGCAGGTACAGGAAAGACTACAATGCTTTCTTTGGTAGTCAATTCATTGGCTATGATTGGCAAAAAATCTGTGATGTTGGCACCTACGGGGCGAGCAGCAAAAGTAATTGCTGGATATTCCAACAAACCCGCATATACCATTCACAAATGGATTTATTTTTCGCAAAAAGACGGTGGATTTGTATTGAAAAAAAACAAACACAAAGACACGGTTTTTATTGTAGATGAATCTTCGATGATTTCAGATTATGCAACAGAATACATCGGAAAAACGCAAAAATCCCTGTTGGAAGATTTGATTACTTATGTGTATTTGGGCACCAATTGTCAATTGATTTTTACAGGAGACACCGCCCAGTTGCCACCGATAGGCAGCGAGGAAAGTCCGGCGTTGAGCAGTTATTATTTGAGTAGTAATTTTCCCGTCGAAGTCGAAGAAATCGAATTAAACGAAGTGGTTCGTCAGGCGGAAGATTCAGGTATTTTGTACAATGCCACCGAATTGCGTTCAATGATAGAAGAAGATTTTTTTGAGTTTTTCAATTTTCAAACCCAATATTTCAAAGACATTCGGCGATTGACCGACAGCTACGATATACTCGATGCGATTCACGATTCGTACAGTCGAAAAGGGGTAGAGGACACCATTTTTATTGTGCGTTCCAACAAGAGAGCCAATCAGTACAATCAGCAGATACGATTCAAAATTTTGGATAGAGAAGGGGAGTTGTGTGCAGGAGATTTGGTAATGGTGGTAAAAAACAATTATTTTTGGTTGAAAGAAAGCAAAATCACCGATTTTATAGCCAATGGCGATGTGATGGAGATATTGCAAATCTACAAATTCATCGAATTGTATGGATTTAGATTTGCATCCGTACGCGTACAAATGATCGATTATCCCGATTTAGCCCCCTTTGATACCATTGTGCTTTTGGACACACTTAACGCCGATGCACCTGCTTTGACTTACGAACAAAATCAAATGTTGTATCAAGAAATAGCCAAAGATTACGAGGACATTTCACAAGCCTATTTGCGTATGCAAAAAATCAAAAACAACGAATATTTCAACGCTTTGCAGATAAAATTTGCCTATGCTGTTACCTGCCATAAAGCACAAGGTGGACAGTGGGATACGGTTTTTGTAGAGCAACCTTATTTACCAGAAGGACTGTCAAAAGACGCTGTTCGTTGGTTGTACACCGCCCTCACTCGTACCCAGAAAAAAGCCTATTTGATAGGTTTTGAGGATAAGTATTTTGATAATTAA
- the kdsB gene encoding 3-deoxy-manno-octulosonate cytidylyltransferase — protein sequence MKKIAVIPARYNSTRFPAKLVQDLNGKPVIVRTYLAVKNTQLFDDVIVATDSEQIKQLIESEGGRVFMSVRSHESGSDRIAEAVASIDTDVVVNIQGDEPFVSKENLQAMLDALEADTEKQISLASVMTPITAWEDIENPNHVKVVLDKDDNALYFSRSVIPYPREKQQKMPYFKHIGLYAFRKEALRQFTQWETGVLENIEKLEQLRYLENGKKIKMIRTQHIGIGIDTEEDLTKARLHWHKD from the coding sequence ATGAAAAAAATAGCTGTAATACCTGCAAGGTATAATTCTACAAGATTTCCTGCCAAATTGGTGCAAGACCTAAACGGAAAACCAGTAATTGTGAGAACATATCTTGCAGTAAAAAATACCCAATTGTTTGACGATGTTATCGTTGCAACCGATTCAGAACAAATAAAACAACTCATCGAGAGCGAAGGTGGTCGTGTATTTATGAGCGTAAGATCTCACGAAAGCGGAAGCGACCGCATAGCTGAGGCTGTCGCATCTATTGATACCGATGTAGTGGTAAATATTCAAGGAGATGAACCCTTTGTATCGAAAGAAAATCTTCAAGCTATGCTCGATGCCTTGGAGGCTGATACCGAAAAGCAAATTTCTTTGGCATCGGTGATGACACCAATCACCGCATGGGAAGATATAGAAAATCCCAACCATGTAAAAGTGGTATTGGATAAGGACGATAACGCTTTGTATTTTTCGCGTTCTGTAATTCCATATCCAAGAGAAAAACAGCAAAAGATGCCTTATTTCAAGCATATAGGATTGTATGCCTTTCGCAAAGAAGCCTTGAGGCAATTTACACAATGGGAAACAGGCGTGTTGGAAAACATCGAAAAACTCGAACAACTCCGCTATCTCGAAAACGGAAAGAAAATAAAGATGATACGCACCCAACACATAGGAATAGGTATCGATACTGAGGAAGATTTAACAAAAGCACGTTTACATTGGCATAAAGATTGA
- a CDS encoding Dps family protein, translating into MSRQNTYELALNQLLANYQVHYQNLRSLHWNIKGENFFELHVKYEEWYNRTLEIIDELAERLLTLDLQPLSNFSSYLATSEIKENDIITDGKTGMQYIFEAQQILLKQERLIMGLADEKEDEGTNALMSDLIREKEKENWMLRAWLNK; encoded by the coding sequence ATGAGCAGACAAAACACTTACGAGTTGGCATTGAATCAATTGTTGGCCAATTATCAAGTACACTATCAAAACTTGCGTTCTTTGCATTGGAACATCAAAGGAGAAAACTTTTTCGAATTGCATGTAAAATACGAAGAATGGTATAATCGTACTTTGGAAATTATTGACGAATTGGCAGAGAGATTATTGACATTAGACTTGCAACCGTTGTCAAATTTTTCTTCTTATTTGGCTACGAGCGAAATCAAAGAGAACGATATTATCACTGACGGCAAAACAGGTATGCAATACATTTTCGAAGCTCAGCAAATTTTATTGAAGCAAGAGCGTTTGATTATGGGATTGGCTGATGAAAAAGAAGATGAGGGTACCAACGCATTGATGAGTGACTTGATCAGAGAAAAAGAAAAGGAAAACTGGATGCTACGTGCGTGGTTAAACAAATAA
- a CDS encoding long-chain fatty acid--CoA ligase, whose protein sequence is MEGIYRIFDIPYYQKGHYPQQKALVSKKNGEWIATSIDEYIQQANYISSALLDMGIKKGDKIALITSSNRTEWNIMDIGILQLGAVTVPIYPTISAEDYEYILKHSESLYVFISDKSILDKLDQIKMNLPKLRGIFSFDEIPGCANWSKVLEAGKNIMNPLLIEEHKNRVHPNDLSSIIYTSGTTGKPKGVLLTHNNIVSNVFGGTERFDLTKGNFKSLSFLPCCHIFERTVLYIYQANGVSIHFAESIETISQNLQEVKPNVMTVVPRVVEKVYDKIYAKGSELTGIKKALFFWALGLGKDFDVPLKAGAWYNFQLKWARKLIFSKWKEALGGNLHYLVSGSAPLSGKLGRIFATADIPILEGYGLTETSPVISVNDRRNNGWKLGSVGKVLSNVTVKIAEDGEILCKAPSVTQGYFKDEEKTAEAFTDGWFHTGDIGKIDEDGFLFITDRKKEMFKTSGGKYIAPQVLENSFKLSRFIEQVMVIGEGEKMPAALIQPNFDFLKEWANRKGISLGFSLEEVCNHPEVKERIKQEIEHINQKFGKWEQIKRFELTPNVWSIDTGELTPTLKLKRKVILEKYKDLYQKIYSNTKE, encoded by the coding sequence ATGGAAGGAATTTATAGAATATTTGACATTCCCTATTATCAAAAGGGACATTATCCTCAGCAAAAAGCTTTGGTAAGTAAGAAAAACGGCGAATGGATCGCTACTTCTATCGATGAATATATTCAACAGGCAAATTATATCTCGAGTGCTTTGCTCGATATGGGAATCAAAAAAGGTGATAAAATCGCCTTGATTACCTCATCCAATCGTACAGAATGGAATATTATGGATATTGGTATTTTGCAGCTGGGTGCTGTAACTGTACCTATTTACCCTACCATTTCTGCCGAAGATTACGAATATATTTTGAAACACTCTGAAAGTTTGTATGTGTTTATTTCGGATAAATCTATCCTCGACAAATTGGATCAAATCAAAATGAATTTGCCTAAATTGAGAGGTATTTTTTCTTTTGACGAAATTCCTGGTTGTGCCAATTGGTCAAAAGTACTCGAAGCTGGAAAAAACATTATGAACCCTCTGCTTATCGAAGAACACAAAAATCGAGTACACCCAAACGACTTATCTTCAATTATTTACACTTCGGGTACTACAGGAAAACCCAAAGGGGTATTGTTGACACACAACAATATCGTTTCCAATGTGTTTGGTGGTACAGAACGCTTTGATTTGACAAAAGGTAACTTTAAATCGTTGAGTTTCTTGCCTTGTTGTCATATTTTCGAACGCACCGTATTGTATATCTATCAAGCCAATGGGGTTTCTATTCACTTTGCCGAATCGATTGAAACGATTTCGCAAAACCTTCAAGAGGTAAAACCTAATGTAATGACCGTAGTACCAAGAGTAGTAGAAAAGGTTTATGATAAAATTTATGCGAAAGGAAGCGAACTTACAGGAATCAAAAAAGCTTTGTTTTTCTGGGCATTGGGCTTAGGAAAAGATTTTGATGTGCCATTGAAAGCCGGTGCATGGTACAACTTCCAATTGAAATGGGCACGCAAACTCATTTTCTCTAAATGGAAAGAGGCATTGGGTGGAAATTTACATTATTTAGTATCGGGTTCTGCTCCACTTTCTGGAAAATTGGGTAGAATATTTGCCACGGCAGATATTCCTATTTTGGAAGGGTATGGACTTACGGAAACTTCGCCAGTAATCTCTGTAAACGACCGCCGAAACAACGGTTGGAAATTGGGTTCTGTAGGAAAAGTATTGAGCAATGTAACGGTAAAAATTGCCGAAGATGGTGAGATTTTATGTAAAGCTCCTTCGGTAACTCAAGGTTATTTTAAAGACGAAGAAAAAACAGCTGAAGCCTTTACAGACGGTTGGTTCCACACTGGAGATATTGGAAAAATCGACGAAGATGGTTTCTTGTTTATCACAGACCGCAAGAAAGAAATGTTTAAAACTTCGGGGGGAAAATACATTGCACCACAGGTATTGGAAAATTCGTTTAAACTTTCTCGTTTTATCGAACAAGTAATGGTAATTGGTGAGGGAGAAAAAATGCCAGCGGCTTTGATTCAACCAAATTTTGATTTTTTAAAAGAATGGGCCAATAGAAAAGGAATTTCATTAGGTTTTTCTTTAGAAGAAGTTTGTAACCATCCAGAGGTAAAAGAACGAATCAAACAAGAAATCGAACATATCAATCAAAAATTTGGTAAATGGGAGCAAATCAAACGCTTTGAACTCACACCAAATGTTTGGTCTATAGACACAGGAGAATTGACTCCAACTTTGAAATTGAAACGAAAAGTAATTTTGGAAAAGTACAAAGATTTGTATCAAAAGATTTACAGTAATACAAAAGAATAA
- a CDS encoding alanine/glycine:cation symporter family protein: MEDFIAKISDYVWSYYLIGLCVLSGIYFSIRTGFLQFRYIPTMVKLLLTGNKSTQGISPFQAFSLAISGRVGTGNIIGVASAIALGGPGAVFWMWLIAVLGAASAFAEATLGQIYKQEIKGEYRGGPAYYIEKGLGIKWYAILFALITILSCGLLLPGIQSNSIVQSLNQSVSIPNITVASVEINTVGLAIITLVSIIIFGGVKRLGNVTQIIVPFMAVGYIIMVLIIIGMHFSEIPAAFSLIFESAFSNESAFAGMMGSAIAWGIKRGIYSNEAGQGTAPHAAAASEVNHPAEQGLVQAFSVYVDTLFICTATAFMILFTGKYNVQNEATQQFVVEHLPGVEYTSFTQEALNHHFPSIGSHFVAIALFFFAFTTILAYYYYAETNIAYIFKGKRNAQVYIWILRVCFLFAIYIGTIKEAKLAWAVGDIGVGLMAWVNIIAILLLSNIVIKVWKDYLKQKKNGIEKPVFNSKKIGLKNCDFWEDKE; encoded by the coding sequence ATGGAAGATTTTATAGCAAAAATTAGCGATTATGTTTGGTCGTATTATTTGATAGGATTGTGTGTACTATCGGGAATATATTTTTCGATACGCACGGGATTTTTACAGTTTCGCTATATTCCTACTATGGTTAAATTGCTTCTTACAGGAAACAAATCTACTCAAGGAATCTCTCCTTTCCAAGCCTTTTCATTGGCTATTTCTGGTCGTGTGGGTACAGGAAATATCATCGGAGTAGCCTCGGCAATCGCTTTAGGAGGTCCTGGTGCGGTGTTTTGGATGTGGTTGATTGCCGTATTGGGAGCTGCTTCTGCATTTGCTGAAGCTACTTTAGGGCAAATTTACAAACAAGAAATCAAAGGCGAATATCGTGGGGGACCTGCCTATTACATTGAAAAAGGGTTGGGTATCAAATGGTACGCTATCTTATTCGCCCTAATTACAATTTTGAGTTGTGGTTTGTTGCTACCAGGAATCCAAAGCAACAGCATCGTACAATCACTAAATCAATCGGTTAGCATTCCAAATATCACCGTAGCATCTGTGGAAATCAATACTGTAGGATTGGCAATTATTACTTTAGTTTCTATCATCATTTTTGGAGGTGTAAAACGATTGGGAAATGTAACTCAAATCATCGTACCTTTTATGGCGGTAGGATATATCATCATGGTACTCATCATTATAGGGATGCATTTTTCAGAAATTCCTGCCGCCTTTTCATTGATTTTTGAATCGGCGTTTAGTAACGAATCAGCCTTTGCTGGTATGATGGGGTCGGCTATTGCATGGGGAATCAAACGAGGAATTTATTCCAACGAAGCAGGGCAAGGTACTGCTCCTCATGCAGCAGCAGCTTCTGAAGTAAATCACCCTGCCGAACAAGGATTGGTTCAAGCGTTTTCGGTATATGTAGATACACTTTTTATCTGTACAGCGACCGCTTTTATGATACTTTTTACCGGAAAATACAATGTACAAAACGAAGCTACACAACAGTTTGTTGTTGAACATTTACCAGGGGTTGAATACACTTCGTTTACACAAGAGGCATTGAATCATCACTTCCCAAGTATCGGTTCGCATTTTGTAGCTATTGCATTATTTTTCTTTGCATTTACTACGATTTTGGCGTATTATTATTATGCCGAAACCAATATTGCCTATATTTTTAAAGGAAAGCGAAATGCCCAGGTTTATATTTGGATATTGAGAGTGTGTTTTCTATTTGCTATTTATATAGGAACGATAAAAGAAGCAAAATTGGCTTGGGCTGTAGGTGATATTGGTGTAGGATTGATGGCTTGGGTAAATATTATCGCAATATTATTGCTGAGCAATATCGTCATCAAAGTATGGAAAGATTACCTCAAACAAAAGAAAAATGGCATAGAAAAACCTGTATTTAATTCGAAAAAAATTGGTTTGAAAAATTGTGATTTTTGGGAAGACAAAGAGTAG
- a CDS encoding nucleoside recognition domain-containing protein, with translation MALSRIWSAFIIVAISIAFGKHLFSDSYKDIYNDMIVGNSGDTVWLQTYPKSDFFELHQDKINDSKEILYKEKQENITLYRIQKADGIITTSKIAINICLGLIGIMTLFMGFMSIAEKAGGIRLLSRWIHPFFSKLFPEVPKNHPAFGQMMLNFSANLLGLDNAATPFGLRAMESLQEINPDKDKASNSQIMFLCLHASGLTIIPVSIIAIRASMGAESPTDVFLPCMLSTFMSTLAALILVAVKQKINLLQPVLFLFLGGISFVIATFVYFLVQLDKMELDSFSKILSNGLILFIFLAIVLGGVYKKINVFDAFIEGAKDGFSVCVKIMPYLVGILISISLLRTSGVFDLILDGIRWGVSYTSLDPRFVDGLPTALIKPLSGSGARGMMVDAMNTFGVDSFQAKLTGIVQGSTDTTFYVLAVYFGAVGIRNTRYALGVMLFSDLIGFIASFTLAYIFFI, from the coding sequence ATGGCATTAAGTAGAATTTGGAGTGCTTTTATCATTGTAGCTATCTCCATTGCATTTGGAAAACATCTATTTTCAGACTCATACAAAGATATTTACAACGATATGATTGTTGGAAATTCTGGTGATACCGTTTGGTTGCAAACTTATCCGAAAAGTGATTTTTTCGAACTACACCAAGATAAAATCAACGATTCTAAAGAGATTTTATACAAAGAAAAACAAGAAAACATCACTTTGTATCGCATTCAAAAAGCCGATGGTATCATTACTACAAGTAAAATAGCTATCAATATCTGTTTGGGATTGATCGGTATTATGACGCTATTTATGGGATTTATGTCTATTGCCGAAAAAGCAGGTGGTATACGACTGTTGAGTCGATGGATTCATCCTTTTTTTTCAAAATTATTTCCCGAAGTACCCAAAAATCACCCTGCTTTTGGACAAATGATGCTCAATTTTTCGGCAAACCTTTTAGGATTGGACAATGCAGCAACGCCTTTTGGACTAAGAGCTATGGAAAGTTTACAAGAAATCAATCCTGATAAAGACAAAGCGTCCAATTCGCAAATTATGTTTTTGTGTTTACACGCCAGCGGATTGACGATCATCCCTGTGTCTATCATCGCCATAAGAGCATCAATGGGAGCCGAATCCCCTACTGACGTCTTTTTACCATGTATGTTGTCAACTTTTATGTCTACCTTAGCTGCATTGATTTTAGTAGCTGTAAAACAGAAAATCAATTTGTTGCAACCTGTATTATTTTTATTTTTGGGAGGAATATCCTTTGTAATTGCAACGTTTGTCTATTTTTTAGTTCAATTAGACAAAATGGAGCTTGATTCGTTTAGCAAAATACTGAGCAATGGACTAATACTTTTTATCTTTTTAGCTATCGTATTAGGAGGAGTTTACAAAAAAATCAATGTGTTTGATGCATTTATCGAAGGTGCAAAAGACGGATTTTCAGTCTGTGTAAAAATCATGCCGTATCTTGTAGGAATTTTGATTAGTATCTCCTTATTACGTACCTCGGGCGTATTTGATTTGATATTAGACGGTATTCGATGGGGAGTTTCTTATACGAGTTTAGACCCAAGATTTGTTGACGGATTACCCACAGCACTCATCAAACCATTGTCTGGTTCGGGGGCAAGAGGTATGATGGTCGATGCGATGAATACGTTTGGTGTAGATTCCTTTCAAGCAAAGTTGACAGGCATCGTTCAAGGTAGTACAGATACGACCTTTTATGTATTGGCTGTTTATTTTGGAGCTGTAGGTATCAGAAACACACGATATGCACTCGGTGTCATGCTTTTTTCTGATTTGATTGGGTTTATAGCCTCATTTACATTGGCCTATATCTTTTTTATATAA
- the era gene encoding GTPase Era has translation MTHKAGFVNIIGNPNVGKSTLMNAFVGERLSIITSKAQTTRHRILGIVNGDDFQMVLSDTPGIIKPAYELQSSMMDFVKTAFEDADVLIYMVEIGEKELKDEDFFRKIQHAKVPVLLLINKIDKSNQETLEAQTQHWKEKVPNAEIYPISALNNFNVQEVFNRIVELLPDSPPYYPKDALTDKPERFFVNEIIREKILLNYQKEIPYSVEIETEEFKEDDEIIRIKAVIMVERDSQKGIIIGHKGESIKKVGMQAREEMEKFFGKQVHIEMFVKVNKDWRNNSYQLRRFGYQQK, from the coding sequence ATGACACACAAAGCAGGTTTTGTAAATATTATCGGAAATCCCAATGTGGGAAAATCTACACTGATGAACGCTTTCGTTGGTGAGCGTTTGTCTATCATTACTTCAAAAGCTCAAACCACTCGACATAGAATATTGGGGATTGTAAACGGAGATGATTTTCAAATGGTGTTGTCTGATACACCTGGAATCATCAAACCCGCTTACGAATTGCAATCTTCGATGATGGATTTTGTAAAAACAGCTTTCGAAGATGCCGATGTGCTGATTTATATGGTGGAAATTGGTGAAAAAGAACTAAAAGATGAGGATTTTTTTAGAAAAATTCAACATGCAAAAGTTCCTGTTTTACTTTTGATTAATAAAATAGATAAATCCAACCAAGAAACATTAGAGGCTCAGACACAACATTGGAAAGAAAAAGTGCCCAATGCGGAAATTTATCCTATATCGGCATTGAACAATTTCAATGTGCAAGAAGTCTTTAATCGCATTGTAGAATTATTGCCGGATTCGCCTCCGTATTATCCAAAAGATGCCTTGACAGATAAACCAGAACGATTTTTTGTAAACGAAATCATTCGCGAAAAAATCTTGTTGAACTATCAAAAGGAAATTCCGTATTCGGTAGAAATCGAAACCGAAGAATTTAAAGAAGACGACGAAATCATCCGTATTAAAGCGGTGATTATGGTGGAAAGAGATAGCCAAAAAGGAATCATCATAGGACACAAAGGAGAGTCTATCAAAAAAGTAGGTATGCAGGCAAGAGAAGAAATGGAAAAATTCTTTGGAAAGCAAGTGCATATAGAAATGTTTGTAAAAGTAAATAAAGATTGGAGAAACAATTCGTATCAATTGAGGCGTTTTGGATACCAACAAAAATAA
- the der gene encoding ribosome biogenesis GTPase Der has product MGNIVAIVGRPNVGKSTFFNRLIQRREAIVDSVSGVTRDRNYGKSEWNGKEFSVIDTGGYVKGSDDIFEGEIRRQVELAINEADAIVFVVDVEEGITPMDEEVAKLLRKVTKPIILVVNKVDSAKREQDAFEFYNLGLGEYFTMSGISGSGTGEVLDKIVEVLPELEAPDPDAEELPRFAVVGRPNAGKSSFINALIGEERFVVTDIAGTTRDAIDTKYNRFGFEFNLVDTAGIRRKSKVKEDLEFYSVMRSVRAIEHSDVCILMIDATRGFEGQDQNIFWLAEKNRKGVVILVNKWDLVEKDTMTTKQYEEKIRKEIAPFTDVPILFVSALTKQRLLKALEAAVQVYENRKQRIATSKLNETMLPIIEHNPPPAIKGKYIKIKYCMQLPTAIPQFVFFANLPQYIKDPYKRFVENKLREIYNFEGVPIDIYFRQK; this is encoded by the coding sequence ATGGGAAATATAGTAGCCATAGTAGGAAGACCCAATGTGGGCAAATCTACATTTTTCAATCGTTTGATTCAGCGTCGTGAGGCGATTGTAGATTCGGTAAGCGGTGTTACTCGCGATAGAAATTATGGAAAATCTGAGTGGAACGGAAAGGAATTTTCTGTTATCGACACAGGGGGATATGTAAAAGGTTCGGATGATATTTTCGAAGGAGAAATACGTCGTCAGGTAGAATTGGCAATAAACGAAGCAGATGCCATTGTTTTTGTGGTAGACGTGGAAGAGGGAATTACCCCTATGGATGAGGAGGTTGCCAAATTGCTAAGAAAAGTTACCAAACCTATCATTTTGGTAGTAAATAAGGTGGATTCTGCCAAAAGAGAGCAAGATGCCTTTGAATTTTACAATTTAGGATTGGGAGAATATTTTACCATGTCAGGAATCAGTGGTAGTGGTACAGGAGAAGTTTTGGATAAAATCGTAGAGGTATTGCCAGAATTGGAGGCTCCAGACCCAGATGCAGAAGAATTGCCAAGATTTGCCGTAGTAGGTCGTCCAAATGCAGGAAAATCGTCGTTTATCAACGCATTGATTGGCGAAGAACGCTTTGTAGTTACAGATATTGCAGGTACTACTCGCGATGCGATTGACACCAAATACAACCGTTTTGGATTTGAATTCAATTTGGTGGACACAGCCGGAATCCGCAGAAAATCAAAGGTAAAAGAAGATTTGGAGTTTTATTCGGTAATGCGTTCGGTTCGTGCCATTGAGCATAGTGATGTATGTATTTTGATGATTGATGCCACCAGAGGATTTGAAGGTCAAGATCAAAATATCTTTTGGTTGGCAGAAAAAAACAGAAAAGGTGTAGTGATTTTGGTAAACAAATGGGATTTGGTTGAAAAAGATACCATGACAACCAAGCAATATGAGGAAAAAATCCGCAAAGAGATTGCACCTTTTACCGATGTACCTATTTTGTTTGTATCGGCATTGACCAAACAACGTTTGTTGAAAGCCTTGGAAGCAGCAGTGCAAGTATATGAAAACAGAAAACAACGCATTGCAACATCCAAACTCAACGAAACTATGTTGCCAATCATCGAACACAATCCACCACCAGCAATTAAAGGTAAGTATATCAAAATCAAATATTGTATGCAATTGCCAACAGCAATACCACAGTTTGTATTCTTTGCCAATTTGCCACAATACATCAAAGATCCTTACAAGCGATTTGTAGAAAATAAATTGAGAGAAATCTACAATTTTGAAGGAGTGCCTATTGATATTTATTTCCGTCAGAAATAA